A window from Candidatus Arthromitus sp. SFB-rat-Yit encodes these proteins:
- a CDS encoding V-type ATP synthase subunit B produces MIKEYSTIREVVGPLMMVDGVSGVKYDELVDIQLGNGEKRRGKVLEVNGSKAMVQIFEGSSGISPYTAKCKFLAKPLQLGVSEDMLGRIFDGMGKPKDNGADIIPEFKRDINGIAINPVARDYPSEFIQTGISAIDHLNTLVRGQKLPVFSASGLPHSQLAAQIARQAKVLNSDSKFAIVFAAMGITFEEAQFFIDDFTETGSIDKSVLFMNLANDPAIERIATPKMALTCAEYLAYDKGMHVLVIMTDMTNYAEALREVSAARKEVPGRRGYPGYLYTDLSNIYERAGRLKGKLGSITQIPILTMPEEDKTHPIPDLTGYITEGQIILSKELYKKGIFPPIDVLPSLSRLKDKGIGKGKTREDHADTMNQLFSAYSQGKQAKELSAILGESALSEVDLKYAKFAEVFEGRYLNQGFDANRSIEETLKLGWELLRIIPKSELKRIRDEYLDKYLEKDQT; encoded by the coding sequence GTGATTAAAGAGTATAGCACTATTAGAGAAGTTGTAGGACCACTTATGATGGTAGATGGAGTATCTGGAGTAAAATATGATGAATTGGTGGATATACAACTTGGTAATGGTGAAAAAAGAAGAGGTAAGGTATTAGAAGTTAATGGATCAAAAGCTATGGTTCAGATTTTTGAAGGTTCTAGTGGGATATCTCCTTATACGGCTAAGTGTAAATTTTTAGCAAAACCACTGCAATTGGGCGTATCTGAAGATATGTTAGGTAGGATTTTTGATGGTATGGGTAAGCCGAAAGATAATGGTGCTGACATAATTCCTGAATTTAAGAGAGATATAAATGGAATAGCTATAAACCCTGTTGCTAGAGACTATCCATCGGAATTTATACAAACTGGTATATCAGCAATAGATCATTTAAATACTTTAGTTAGAGGTCAGAAATTACCAGTATTCTCTGCTTCAGGATTGCCACATTCTCAATTGGCTGCACAAATTGCTAGGCAAGCAAAAGTTCTAAATTCAGATTCTAAGTTTGCTATTGTTTTTGCAGCTATGGGTATAACATTTGAGGAAGCACAGTTTTTTATAGATGATTTTACAGAAACTGGATCTATAGATAAATCTGTATTATTTATGAATTTAGCTAATGATCCTGCTATAGAAAGAATAGCTACTCCTAAAATGGCATTAACATGTGCAGAATATCTAGCTTATGATAAAGGAATGCATGTACTTGTTATAATGACCGATATGACTAATTATGCAGAGGCTCTTAGGGAAGTATCTGCAGCTAGAAAAGAGGTCCCTGGAAGAAGAGGATATCCTGGATATTTGTATACTGATTTATCTAATATATATGAAAGAGCTGGTAGATTAAAGGGGAAGTTAGGATCGATAACTCAGATACCTATTCTTACTATGCCGGAAGAGGATAAAACCCATCCAATTCCTGATTTGACTGGGTATATAACCGAGGGACAGATAATTTTGTCTAAGGAATTATATAAAAAGGGTATATTTCCTCCTATAGATGTATTACCTTCTTTATCTAGACTTAAAGATAAGGGAATTGGTAAAGGTAAAACAAGAGAGGATCATGCAGATACTATGAATCAATTATTTTCTGCATATTCTCAAGGTAAGCAAGCTAAGGAATTATCTGCTATACTCGGAGAATCGGCATTATCAGAAGTTGATTTAAAATACGCTAAATTTGCGGAGGTATTTGAAGGTAGATATTTAAATCAAGGATTTGATGCAAATAGATCTATAGAAGAAACTTTGAAATTAGGTTGGGAATTATTGAGAATTATTCCAAAATCAGAGCTTAAAAGAATTAGAGATGAGTATTTAGATAAATACTTAGAAAAAGATCAAACTTAA
- a CDS encoding V-type ATP synthase subunit D translates to MSRLNVNPTRMELTKLKKRLSVAVRGYKLLKDKQDELIRKFIILVKYNSDLRKKVENKLSDSFKYFVISRGILGNEFLDEAIVYSSNKVELDIVVKNIMSVNVPVLKFDNVFNHLDSIRYGLFNTNSELDRSIINLRFVFSELLELAEVEKSTQLLANEIEKTRRRVNALEYKTIPDLKETIKYIRMKLDENERGALIRLMKVKDIINDR, encoded by the coding sequence ATGAGTAGATTAAATGTTAATCCTACGAGAATGGAGTTAACGAAATTAAAAAAGAGATTATCTGTAGCTGTTAGAGGATATAAACTTTTAAAAGATAAACAAGATGAATTAATAAGAAAATTTATAATACTTGTAAAATATAATAGTGATCTTAGAAAAAAGGTTGAAAATAAATTATCTGATTCTTTTAAGTATTTTGTAATATCTCGTGGAATTTTAGGAAATGAATTTTTAGATGAAGCCATAGTATATTCATCTAATAAAGTTGAATTAGATATTGTTGTTAAAAATATAATGAGTGTTAATGTTCCAGTTTTAAAGTTTGATAATGTTTTTAATCATTTGGATTCTATTCGATATGGATTATTTAATACTAATTCTGAACTCGATAGATCTATTATAAATTTGAGATTTGTATTTTCTGAATTACTTGAGTTAGCAGAGGTAGAGAAATCAACTCAGCTTTTAGCAAATGAAATAGAAAAAACTAGACGTAGAGTAAATGCATTAGAATATAAGACTATACCAGATTTGAAAGAAACAATAAAGTACATTAGAATGAAGTTAGATGAGAATGAAAGAGGAGCACTAATAAGGTTGATGAAGGTTAAGGATATAATTAATGATAGATAA
- a CDS encoding SdpI family protein: protein MNKKINKSLILSSILCLLPMIFCMFIYNKLPDKIPIHFNINGSIDSYGSKLFVCIILHLILCILNLITNIGINNDPNKKNHNKIIKNLICFLLPIMSLIFIPTSILISLGIRLNISLIAPIFVSIIFILIGNYLPKCRQNYTMGIRLPWTLNDEKNWKKTHRLAGLLFVISGILTIIMTIVFNPLSYYILITSLILTSIVTALYSFIIYKKQKNT, encoded by the coding sequence ATGAATAAAAAAATAAATAAATCACTAATTTTATCATCAATATTATGTTTATTACCTATGATATTCTGTATGTTTATATACAATAAACTCCCCGATAAAATTCCAATCCATTTTAATATAAATGGCAGTATAGATTCCTATGGAAGCAAACTATTTGTATGTATAATCCTTCATCTAATCTTATGTATTTTAAACTTAATAACAAACATAGGCATTAACAATGATCCAAACAAAAAAAACCATAATAAAATTATAAAAAATTTAATATGTTTTTTATTACCAATTATGTCATTAATATTTATCCCAACGTCTATATTAATTAGTCTTGGAATTAGACTAAATATATCATTAATTGCCCCAATATTTGTATCAATTATATTTATATTAATTGGAAACTATCTTCCAAAATGTAGACAAAATTACACAATGGGAATAAGATTACCTTGGACATTAAACGATGAAAAAAACTGGAAAAAAACACATAGATTAGCTGGTTTACTATTTGTTATTTCAGGAATATTAACTATAATTATGACAATCGTATTTAATCCTCTCTCATATTATATACTAATAACTTCATTAATTTTAACAAGTATAGTAACAGCTTTATACTCATTTATAATATATAAAAAACAAAAAAACACCTAA
- the hprK gene encoding HPr(Ser) kinase/phosphatase yields the protein MYVTINDLIKTFKFEVIVGGDFSVQIKTTQLNRPGLQLTGYYSYFSNDRIQLIGMTEWSYMNSLDEESRDKKFKEYLEKHTPCIIVTRGLEIFESLEKYAKIYGRTILRTNEDTTGIISRLKRYLDEKLAAETRVHGVLVDIYGIGILITGDSGIGKSETALELIKRGHRMISDDAVDFREIDREIIGYCPSITFGMLEVRGVGIIDITALYGLSSVLESKKLDLIIELEHWKDDDSYDRLGIDNLYKEILGVKVKLVRIPIRPGRNVSVLVEAAAASHRYKLTGRLPAIDVIGERMKKISQN from the coding sequence ATGTATGTAACTATTAATGATTTAATTAAAACATTTAAATTTGAGGTTATTGTTGGGGGAGATTTTTCCGTACAAATTAAAACAACTCAATTAAATAGGCCAGGACTTCAACTTACAGGATATTATTCATATTTTTCAAATGATCGTATTCAGTTAATTGGAATGACTGAATGGTCATATATGAATTCTTTAGATGAGGAGAGCAGGGATAAAAAATTTAAGGAATATTTGGAGAAACATACCCCGTGCATAATAGTAACACGTGGACTTGAAATTTTTGAATCATTAGAAAAGTATGCAAAGATTTATGGAAGGACAATTTTAAGGACTAATGAGGATACAACTGGAATTATAAGCAGGCTTAAAAGATATTTAGATGAGAAACTTGCGGCAGAAACTCGTGTTCATGGGGTTTTGGTTGATATTTATGGGATTGGTATTTTGATTACGGGAGATAGCGGTATTGGTAAGAGTGAAACTGCTTTGGAACTTATAAAAAGAGGTCATAGGATGATTTCTGATGATGCTGTTGATTTTCGGGAGATTGATAGGGAGATAATAGGGTATTGTCCTAGTATAACTTTTGGAATGCTTGAAGTTCGTGGGGTTGGGATAATAGATATCACAGCTCTATATGGGTTATCTTCTGTTCTTGAAAGTAAGAAGCTTGATTTAATAATAGAACTTGAGCATTGGAAAGATGATGATTCTTATGATAGACTTGGCATTGATAATTTATATAAAGAAATTTTAGGTGTTAAGGTAAAACTCGTACGTATACCAATACGTCCTGGAAGGAATGTATCTGTTCTTGTTGAAGCTGCTGCTGCAAGTCATAGATATAAATTGACTGGTAGACTACCTGCAATAGATGTTATAGGCGAGAGAATGAAAAAAATTAGTCAAAACTAG
- a CDS encoding V-type ATP synthase subunit A: MSNGKIIKVAGPLVVAEGLDDVKVYDVVKVGKKKLIGEVIEIRYNNVSIQVYEETSGIGPGDEVISTGEPLSVELGPGLLESMFDGIQRPLEEYANVSDSSFLERGIELFSLNREKIWDFKQSVNVGDKVSTGDIIGTVQETSVILHKIMVPYDVTGVIKEIRTGKFNIMETICVISTDSGDREIKMLQKWPVRKGRPYIKKLKPEEPLITGQRIIDTFFPVSKGGSASVPGPFGAGKTVVQHQIAKWGDSDIVVYVGCGERGNEMTDVLMEFPELIDPKTNQSIMKRTVLIANTSNMPVAAREACIYTGITIAEYFRDMGYSVSIMADSTSRWAEALREMSGRLEEMPGDEGYPAYLGSRLAEFYERAGKVVCFGRDERIGAITAIGAVSPPGGDLSEPVTQATLRIVKVFWGLDAQLAYKRHFPAINWLNSYSLYADTVGESIGKNNIYSNWNTMRSQAMELLQEESQLDEIVRLVGIDALSDKDRLKLESAKSIREDYLQQNGFHEIDTFSSIGKQYKMLSAILKFRFQAEIALDSGVYLEKILELPIRDRISRLKYIPEKDINKIDDVIRDLEIEMKNLIEKEGLVGD; the protein is encoded by the coding sequence TTGAGTAATGGTAAAATTATTAAAGTTGCTGGACCATTAGTTGTTGCGGAGGGTTTAGATGATGTTAAGGTTTATGATGTTGTAAAGGTTGGTAAAAAGAAACTAATAGGTGAAGTTATAGAGATTAGATATAATAACGTTTCTATACAGGTATATGAAGAAACATCTGGAATAGGTCCTGGAGATGAAGTTATATCAACTGGTGAACCACTTAGTGTTGAATTGGGACCGGGATTATTAGAGTCAATGTTTGATGGAATACAAAGACCATTGGAAGAATATGCAAATGTATCTGATTCAAGTTTTTTAGAGAGAGGTATAGAGTTATTCTCTTTAAATAGAGAAAAGATATGGGATTTTAAGCAGAGTGTTAATGTTGGTGATAAAGTTTCTACAGGAGATATAATAGGTACTGTACAGGAAACATCAGTGATATTACATAAAATAATGGTACCTTATGATGTAACAGGAGTAATTAAAGAAATAAGAACAGGTAAATTCAATATTATGGAAACCATATGTGTAATAAGTACAGATAGTGGTGACAGAGAAATAAAAATGTTACAAAAATGGCCTGTAAGGAAAGGAAGACCTTACATTAAAAAACTAAAACCTGAAGAACCGTTAATAACTGGTCAGAGGATAATAGATACGTTTTTTCCTGTTAGTAAAGGTGGTAGTGCATCAGTTCCTGGTCCATTTGGTGCAGGTAAAACTGTAGTTCAACATCAAATTGCTAAATGGGGAGATTCTGATATAGTTGTATATGTAGGATGCGGTGAAAGAGGAAATGAAATGACTGATGTTTTAATGGAATTTCCTGAACTTATAGATCCTAAGACAAATCAGAGTATTATGAAACGCACTGTTTTAATTGCAAATACATCTAATATGCCAGTTGCTGCTCGAGAAGCATGTATTTATACAGGAATAACAATAGCAGAATATTTTAGAGATATGGGATATTCTGTTTCAATTATGGCTGATTCGACCTCAAGATGGGCGGAAGCTTTAAGAGAAATGTCAGGTAGACTTGAAGAAATGCCAGGAGATGAGGGATATCCTGCATATTTAGGATCTAGATTGGCTGAGTTTTATGAGAGAGCTGGTAAAGTAGTATGTTTTGGTAGGGACGAAAGAATTGGTGCTATTACGGCTATTGGAGCAGTATCACCTCCGGGAGGAGACTTATCTGAGCCAGTTACACAAGCAACTTTAAGAATTGTTAAAGTTTTTTGGGGATTAGATGCTCAATTAGCTTATAAAAGGCATTTTCCAGCTATAAATTGGTTGAATTCATACTCTTTATACGCAGATACTGTAGGAGAATCAATTGGGAAAAATAATATTTATAGTAATTGGAATACTATGAGATCACAAGCTATGGAATTATTACAGGAAGAATCACAATTAGATGAAATAGTTAGGTTGGTCGGTATTGATGCTTTATCTGATAAAGATAGATTAAAATTAGAGTCTGCTAAATCTATTAGGGAGGATTATTTGCAGCAGAATGGTTTCCATGAAATTGATACGTTTTCATCAATTGGAAAACAATATAAAATGTTATCAGCAATATTAAAATTTAGGTTTCAGGCAGAAATAGCTTTAGATTCAGGAGTTTATTTAGAAAAAATATTAGAATTACCTATAAGAGATAGAATATCAAGATTAAAATATATACCAGAAAAAGATATAAATAAAATTGATGATGTAATTAGAGATTTAGAAATAGAGATGAAAAATTTAATTGAAAAGGAGGGACTAGTTGGTGATTAA
- a CDS encoding autorepressor SdpR family transcription factor encodes MSLKETFKALSDPIRREILTLLKKDKLSVGEIIEKFDLTGATISYHLSILKKSGLIFESKYKNFIFYEINTSVFEEVILWFSEFGGKK; translated from the coding sequence ATGAGTTTAAAGGAAACATTTAAGGCCCTATCCGATCCTATTAGACGGGAAATACTAACTTTACTTAAAAAAGATAAACTATCTGTAGGAGAAATCATTGAAAAATTTGATTTAACTGGAGCAACAATATCATATCATCTCTCAATACTAAAAAAATCAGGACTTATATTTGAATCTAAATATAAAAACTTTATATTTTATGAAATTAATACTTCAGTATTTGAAGAAGTAATATTATGGTTCTCAGAATTTGGAGGTAAAAAATGA
- a CDS encoding DUF1292 domain-containing protein produces MQKIVFKDKNMSYYSKDEKFYMDFKDEDGNKLTFEIIAEIFLDEKKYLILGDDIQDSEDSYVVREDFSDQGVEYNFIDNEEEFNRVKKEYKKIIYG; encoded by the coding sequence TTGCAAAAAATAGTTTTTAAGGATAAAAATATGAGTTATTATAGTAAAGATGAAAAGTTTTATATGGATTTTAAGGATGAAGATGGTAATAAATTAACTTTTGAAATTATTGCAGAGATATTTTTAGATGAGAAAAAGTATTTAATACTTGGAGATGATATTCAAGATAGTGAAGATTCTTATGTTGTGCGCGAAGATTTTTCTGATCAAGGTGTTGAGTATAATTTTATTGATAATGAGGAAGAATTTAATCGTGTAAAAAAAGAATATAAGAAGATTATATATGGTTAA
- a CDS encoding mannose-1-phosphate guanylyltransferase, which produces MTYALILAGGKGLRLYPLSRENRPKQFLNIIGNKSLLYNTLSRVSKIINNDRIYIITNKDFKKNIISESSDFIDESNIIIEPYNRETAVCIALAAVNLLKKDKDANILIFPSDHYIEECEKFYKVMNYAIDASDKKRAIIMIGIKPNIPNTGYGYIKIGDRVTSKYDFNIHGVENFIEKPNLEIAKKFILSGNYLWNSGIFCFRADIYLGELEKYLPNIYSSMMEIYKTDTKENQDTVIDNIYSGLEGISIDFGIMQKTRKAYVIEGLFEWYDIGSFTSFKKFLSQYDTNFTVGNILCEESKNCIIFGNDNLTITFGVKDLIIVNTDDVTLILDKNREQEVKYISNILRNARNFDKFI; this is translated from the coding sequence ATGACTTATGCTTTGATATTGGCAGGAGGAAAAGGATTGCGATTATATCCGCTCTCAAGGGAAAATAGACCAAAACAGTTCTTAAATATAATAGGGAATAAAAGTTTATTATATAATACCCTTTCTAGAGTTTCTAAAATAATTAATAATGATAGAATATATATTATTACTAATAAGGATTTTAAAAAAAATATTATTTCGGAATCTTCAGATTTTATAGATGAATCTAATATAATTATAGAACCTTACAATAGAGAAACTGCTGTATGCATTGCTTTAGCTGCAGTAAATTTGTTAAAAAAAGATAAAGATGCTAATATTTTAATATTTCCTTCAGACCACTATATAGAAGAATGTGAAAAATTTTATAAAGTTATGAATTATGCTATTGATGCATCTGATAAAAAAAGAGCTATTATTATGATAGGAATTAAACCTAATATACCTAATACTGGATATGGATATATAAAAATTGGAGATAGAGTGACTTCTAAATATGATTTTAACATTCATGGAGTGGAAAATTTTATAGAAAAACCGAATTTAGAAATAGCAAAAAAGTTTATATTATCAGGTAATTATTTATGGAATAGTGGTATTTTTTGTTTTAGAGCTGATATATATTTAGGAGAGCTTGAAAAATATTTGCCTAATATATATAGTTCGATGATGGAAATATATAAAACTGATACAAAAGAAAATCAGGATACTGTTATAGATAATATTTATTCTGGATTAGAAGGTATTTCTATAGATTTTGGTATTATGCAAAAAACTAGGAAGGCATATGTTATTGAAGGATTATTTGAGTGGTATGATATAGGAAGTTTTACATCTTTTAAGAAATTTTTATCTCAATATGATACTAATTTCACTGTAGGTAATATTTTATGTGAAGAAAGTAAAAATTGTATTATTTTTGGCAATGATAATTTAACGATTACTTTTGGAGTTAAGGATCTAATCATTGTTAATACTGATGATGTTACTTTGATTTTAGATAAGAATAGAGAACAAGAAGTGAAATATATTTCAAATATTTTAAGGAATGCAAGGAATTTTGATAAATTTATATAA
- a CDS encoding redox-sensing transcriptional repressor Rex: protein MISSKISKVVIKRLPKYLRVLEGFLIREIERVSSKELAIKLGSTASQVRQDFNCFGDFGQHGYGYKVKELYLKIKEILGLNKKYSCIVVGAGNIGQAIMNYSKFFTMGFNIEAIFDINPKIIGLSFREVEVLDVELLIDYVKNNKIDLAILCIPELQVESIYTILKDRVTGIWNFATVDLLSTEKTFVENVNLNDSLFTLTYFINNGV from the coding sequence ATGATTTCTAGCAAAATATCTAAGGTAGTAATAAAAAGATTACCTAAGTATTTGAGAGTTTTAGAGGGTTTTTTGATAAGGGAGATTGAGAGGGTATCATCTAAAGAACTTGCAATTAAATTGGGTTCTACAGCATCTCAAGTTAGGCAAGATTTTAATTGTTTTGGAGATTTTGGACAACATGGATATGGATATAAAGTAAAGGAATTATATTTAAAAATTAAGGAAATATTGGGTTTAAATAAAAAGTATAGTTGTATTGTCGTAGGTGCTGGTAATATAGGACAAGCTATTATGAATTATTCTAAATTTTTTACTATGGGTTTTAATATAGAAGCTATATTTGATATAAATCCTAAGATTATTGGATTATCTTTTAGAGAAGTTGAGGTATTGGATGTAGAATTATTGATTGACTATGTAAAAAATAATAAAATTGATCTAGCTATATTATGTATACCTGAGCTTCAAGTAGAATCTATATATACAATATTAAAAGATAGAGTGACTGGGATTTGGAATTTTGCAACGGTTGATTTACTATCTACTGAAAAAACATTTGTTGAAAATGTAAATTTAAATGATAGTTTATTTACGTTGACATACTTTATAAATAATGGAGTTTAA
- a CDS encoding PH domain-containing protein yields MGVFSTLMGNASSSDPNKLKDKLLDILFEDEEVVFAFSYVRDIILFTSYRIMFTDKQGVSGKKESIESIPYRSVVRFSIETKGVFDLDSEFKIWISGKDSPIESKLSGDKNILELQRFLGEKVCKK; encoded by the coding sequence ATGGGAGTTTTTAGTACGTTAATGGGTAATGCTTCTAGTTCCGATCCAAATAAATTAAAAGATAAATTGTTAGATATATTATTTGAAGATGAGGAAGTAGTATTTGCATTTTCGTATGTAAGGGATATAATTTTATTTACTAGTTATAGAATAATGTTTACGGATAAACAGGGAGTTAGTGGAAAGAAAGAAAGTATTGAATCTATACCATATAGGAGTGTAGTAAGATTTTCTATTGAAACTAAGGGTGTATTTGATTTAGATTCTGAATTTAAAATTTGGATTAGTGGTAAAGATTCTCCAATAGAGAGTAAGCTTTCTGGAGATAAAAATATATTAGAGCTCCAACGATTTTTAGGAGAAAAAGTTTGCAAAAAATAG
- a CDS encoding DUF896 domain-containing protein, whose translation MKQMIDRINYLYKKSKEFGLSDEERIEQEKLRKEYVKIIRGNFENQLKNYKKKGEE comes from the coding sequence ATGAAACAAATGATAGATAGAATAAATTATTTATATAAAAAATCTAAGGAATTTGGATTAAGTGATGAAGAAAGAATTGAGCAAGAAAAACTTAGGAAAGAATATGTAAAAATAATTAGGGGAAATTTTGAAAATCAACTTAAAAATTATAAAAAAAAGGGTGAAGAGTAA
- the lepB gene encoding signal peptidase I, whose protein sequence is MVNKLKFNNRLILILLWIIFIIILPIYFANFVSKNIFFITVTSNSMYPTVNEGDWLIVYKNYRNINRNDMIVFYSNELNKNIIKRVVAIPGDTITIDGSLNLFVNGEKAIDSKYIVNSNYQRYEQFVVPDKSYFVIGDNLGNSFDSRFWDNKFIYSDLILGRVVSLFYPIKRFKLFG, encoded by the coding sequence ATGGTTAATAAATTAAAATTTAATAATAGATTGATTCTTATTTTATTATGGATAATTTTTATAATTATACTACCTATTTATTTTGCTAATTTTGTGTCTAAAAATATATTTTTTATAACTGTAACTTCTAATTCTATGTATCCAACAGTTAATGAAGGTGATTGGTTGATAGTTTACAAAAATTATAGAAATATTAATCGAAATGATATGATTGTATTTTATTCAAATGAATTAAATAAAAATATTATTAAAAGAGTTGTAGCTATACCTGGGGATACTATAACTATAGATGGAAGTTTAAATCTTTTTGTTAATGGAGAAAAAGCCATTGATTCTAAATATATTGTTAATAGTAATTATCAGAGGTATGAACAATTTGTTGTTCCAGACAAATCATATTTTGTAATAGGAGATAATTTAGGAAATTCATTTGATTCTAGATTTTGGGATAATAAGTTTATATATAGTGATTTAATATTAGGACGTGTAGTTAGTTTATTTTACCCTATTAAGAGATTCAAATTATTTGGATAG
- a CDS encoding DNA-3-methyladenine glycosylase family protein: protein MEFKNYSCIDNRVIVEKIENFVLKHIFENGQCFRWERTDTGTYIVVAKERVIELEMDNFNLIIHNSNLEDFENIWIDYFDFERNYSKLKKNLKQDKYLYEAINFGYGLRILNQDPFEMILSFIISSNNRIPMIKKAISNISERYGDSISYKGKIYYKFPSLDKLSTVTQEELRECGVGFRDKYLYNTIKLLSEENDIEYIMNLGDDLCHKELQKFNGVGVKVADCIMLFSMKKYSAFPVDVWVKRAMMKFYVAPDTSLKGIRDFGRNLFKDLSGLAQQYLFYYVRENNIKI, encoded by the coding sequence ATGGAGTTTAAAAATTATAGTTGTATAGATAATAGAGTAATTGTAGAGAAAATAGAAAACTTTGTATTAAAACATATATTTGAAAATGGTCAGTGTTTCAGATGGGAACGTACTGATACAGGTACATATATTGTTGTTGCAAAAGAAAGAGTTATAGAATTAGAAATGGATAATTTTAATTTAATTATACATAATTCAAATTTAGAAGATTTTGAAAATATTTGGATAGATTATTTTGATTTTGAAAGAAATTATTCGAAGTTAAAGAAAAATTTAAAGCAGGATAAATACTTATATGAAGCTATTAATTTTGGATATGGTCTTAGAATATTGAATCAAGATCCATTTGAAATGATTTTATCTTTTATAATTTCATCTAATAATAGGATACCTATGATAAAAAAGGCTATATCAAATATTAGTGAAAGATATGGTGATTCTATTTCATATAAAGGTAAAATATATTATAAATTTCCAAGTTTAGATAAATTGTCTACTGTGACTCAAGAGGAATTAAGAGAATGTGGTGTTGGATTTAGAGATAAATACTTGTATAATACTATCAAATTACTCAGTGAAGAGAATGATATTGAATATATTATGAATTTAGGTGATGATTTATGTCATAAAGAATTACAAAAATTTAATGGTGTTGGAGTCAAAGTAGCTGATTGTATAATGTTGTTTTCTATGAAAAAATATTCAGCATTTCCAGTTGATGTTTGGGTAAAAAGGGCTATGATGAAATTTTATGTAGCACCAGATACTTCATTAAAGGGTATACGTGATTTTGGAAGAAATTTATTTAAAGATTTAAGTGGGCTTGCCCAGCAATATTTATTTTATTATGTAAGAGAAAATAATATAAAAATTTAA